Proteins from one Ipomoea triloba cultivar NCNSP0323 chromosome 1, ASM357664v1 genomic window:
- the LOC116021122 gene encoding uncharacterized protein LOC116021122 — protein MSLLSWNCRGLGNPTAVRVLTDLVRAKRPKVLFLMETFVDKRKMELVRVQNGYDSMFVVDAIGHRGGLALLWMNSVEVEVTAFSSNFIDVQLALDVGKPYWRFTGFYGLPERHRRRESWQLLRSLATHSNLPWVIMGDFNDLLNQADKRGRLPHPEWLITGFREAVNDCGLRELPFDGHQFTWEWSRGTANMVEEKLDRIFTIESWLSLYDGAQASSLICPYSDHLPLMLSPESLNRPGSRRRFCFDNMWLREDKCREIVAQSWERTRGMDVITRVECCGRDIWRWGRNYNKEFQRKIEKCKGRLAYLRNRHDSESMMEYPRVEKELLFLLEQQHIF, from the coding sequence ATGAGTCTACTATCCTGGAATTGTCGGGGGCTTGGCAACCCGACAGCAGTTCGTGTTCTCACGGACCTAGTCCGTGCTAAGAGGCCAAAAGTGCTTTTTCTAATGGAGACGTTTGTGGATAAAAGGAAAATGGAGTTGGTGCGTGTTCAGAATGGGTATGATAGTATGTTTGTGGTGGATGCAATTGGACATAGGGGCGGGTTGGCGCTTCTATGGATGAATAGTGTGGAGGTGGAAGTTACTGCCTTCTCGAGCAATTTTATTGATGTTCAGTTGGCTCTAGATGTCGGTAAACCCTACTGGAGGTTTACGGGTTTCTATGGGCTCCCCGAAAGACATAGGCGTAGAGAATCCTGGCAGTTGCTACGTTCACTGGCTACACATAGTAACTTACCATGGGTTATTATGGGAGACTTTAATGACCTTTTAAATCAAGCAGATAAGAGAGGACGGTTGCCCCATCCGGAATGGTTGATTACGGGTTTTCGAGAAGCAGTGAATGATTGTGGTTTACGGGAGCTACCCTTCGATGGTCACCAATTTACATGGGAATGGTCTAGGGGAACTGCAAATATGGTGGAGGAAAAGCTGGATAGGATTTTCACCATCGAGTCTTGGTTGTCGTTGTATGACGGTGCCCAAGCGTCTTCGTTGATATGCCCCTATAGTGACCATCTACCGTTGATGCTGAGCCCAGAGTCTTTAAATCGGCCGGGAAGTAGAAGAAGGTTTTGCTTTGACAATATGTGGTTGCGCGAAGATAAATGTCGAGAGATTGTAGCGCAAAGTTGGGAACGTACAAGAGGAATGGATGTGATCACGAGAGTAGAATGCTGTGGTCGTGATATTTGGCGTTGGGGCCGAAACTACAACAAGGAATTCCAGCGTAAGATTGAAAAATGCAAGGGACGTTTGGCCTATTTACGGAATAGGCATGATAGTGAAAGCATGATGGAGTATCCTCGGGTTGAAAAGGAGTTACTATTCCTCCTTGAGCAACAACATATTTTCTAA
- the LOC116019993 gene encoding cytokinin dehydrogenase 7-like isoform X2 — protein sequence MTAFLMERYSSETKSADSIPESENGGVLSVCDALADLQGVVDYGPTSASLAAKDFGGLHAVKPLAVVSPASADDVARVVRLALRSPSLTVAARGNGHSINGQAMAHRGLVVNLRSLVGGCENAGITVVRRCGNGGGGAYADVSGGALWSEVLKRCVSGHGLAPRSFTDYLDLTVGGTLSNAGVSGQAFRFGPQTSNVTELEVVTGNGDIAVCSETHNSELFYSVLGGLGQFGIITRARVMLQPVPDMVRWIRVVYSSFEDFTQDAESLVTRDESFDYVEGFVFVNSDDPVNGWSSVPLNSDHQLNPTFIPKDAGPVLYCLEMALHYKNSDHPSAINKKVERLVGGLRYCKKLRFEVDVSYMNFLLRVKKVEEHARANGTWDTPHPWLNLFISKKNIASFDRVVFKKMLKNGIGGPMLIYPMLRSNCTSPFLSSTLEWAPTTRIRTKQGNCAILQK from the exons ATGACAGCATTTCTAATGGAGCGCTACTCGTCGGAAACTAAATCTGCCGATTCAATACCGGAGAGTGAAAACGGCGGCGTTTTGAGCGTCTGCGATGCCCTGGCCGACCTCCAGGGGGTTGTAGACTACGGCCCCACCTCCGCGAGCTTAGCGGCTAAGGATTTCGGCGGCTTGCATGCCGTCAAGCCGCTGGCTGTCGTGAGCCCAGCCAGCGCCGATGACGTGGCGCGGGTGGTTAGGCTGGCGTTACGGTCACCCTCCCTCACCGTCGCCGCCAGGGGCAACGGCCACTCCATCAACGGCCAGGCTATGGCCCACCGCGGCCTCGTCGTCAACCTCAGATCGCTGGTCGGCGGCTGCGAGAACGCCGGGATCACCGTCGTCCGCCGATGCGGCAACGGCGGCGGCGGGGCCTACGCTGACGTCAGCGGCGGGGCTTTGTGGTCCGAGGTGCTGAAACGGTGCGTTTCGGGGCACGGGCTAGCGCCCCGCTCGTTTACCGATTATCTGGACTTAACGGTGGGCGGGACGTTATCTAACGCCGGCGTTAGTGGCCAGGCCTTCCGTTTCGGCCCACAAACGTCAAATGTAACGGAGCTAGAAGTCGTCACCGGAAACGGAGATATCGCCGTCTGCTCCGAAACCCACAATTCCGAACTCTTCTACTCCGTTCTTGGTGGTCTCGGCCAATTTGGTATCATCACTAGAGCTCGGGTCATGCTTCAACCCGTCCCGGATAtg gtGAGATGGATAAGAGTAGTGTACAGTTCGTTCGAGGACTTCACTCAAGATGCAGAATCGTTAGTGACTCGAGACGAGTCCTTTGATTATGTGGAAGGTTTTGTGTTTGTAAATAGTGATGACCCAGTGAATGGGTGGTCTTCGGTGCCATTGAATTCCGATCATCAGCTTAACCCAACTTTTATACCTAAAGATGCTGGTCCTGTTTTGTATTGTCTTGAAATGGCTCTACATTATAAAAATAGTGATCATCCCTCGGCCATTAATAAG AAGGTGGAGAGATTGGTTGGAGGGTTGAGATATTGCAAAAAGTTAAGGTTTGAAGTGGACGTAAGttatatgaattttttattgAGAGTGAAGAAAGTGGAAGAGCACGCGAGAGCCAATGGGACATGGGACACTCCACATCCATGGCTCAATCTCTTCATTTCGAAGAAAAACATTGCTAGTTTTGATCGTGTTGTGTTTAAAAAGATGCTCAAGAATGGAATAGGTGGTCCTATGTTGATCTATCCCATGCTTCGCAGCAA TTGCACTTCTCCGTTTTTGTCCTCAACGCTCGAATGGGCCCCCACTACGAGAATTAGAACAAAACAGGGAAATTGTGCAATTTTGCAGAAATAG
- the LOC116019993 gene encoding cytokinin dehydrogenase 7-like isoform X1, with product MTAFLMERYSSETKSADSIPESENGGVLSVCDALADLQGVVDYGPTSASLAAKDFGGLHAVKPLAVVSPASADDVARVVRLALRSPSLTVAARGNGHSINGQAMAHRGLVVNLRSLVGGCENAGITVVRRCGNGGGGAYADVSGGALWSEVLKRCVSGHGLAPRSFTDYLDLTVGGTLSNAGVSGQAFRFGPQTSNVTELEVVTGNGDIAVCSETHNSELFYSVLGGLGQFGIITRARVMLQPVPDMVRWIRVVYSSFEDFTQDAESLVTRDESFDYVEGFVFVNSDDPVNGWSSVPLNSDHQLNPTFIPKDAGPVLYCLEMALHYKNSDHPSAINKKVERLVGGLRYCKKLRFEVDVSYMNFLLRVKKVEEHARANGTWDTPHPWLNLFISKKNIASFDRVVFKKMLKNGIGGPMLIYPMLRSKWDNRTSVVLPDSEIFYLVALLRFCPQRSNGPPLRELEQNREIVQFCRNSGLDFKLYFPHYSFKDEWMQHFGDQWSRFVDRKSAFDPRAILAPGQKIFTRNQQLL from the exons ATGACAGCATTTCTAATGGAGCGCTACTCGTCGGAAACTAAATCTGCCGATTCAATACCGGAGAGTGAAAACGGCGGCGTTTTGAGCGTCTGCGATGCCCTGGCCGACCTCCAGGGGGTTGTAGACTACGGCCCCACCTCCGCGAGCTTAGCGGCTAAGGATTTCGGCGGCTTGCATGCCGTCAAGCCGCTGGCTGTCGTGAGCCCAGCCAGCGCCGATGACGTGGCGCGGGTGGTTAGGCTGGCGTTACGGTCACCCTCCCTCACCGTCGCCGCCAGGGGCAACGGCCACTCCATCAACGGCCAGGCTATGGCCCACCGCGGCCTCGTCGTCAACCTCAGATCGCTGGTCGGCGGCTGCGAGAACGCCGGGATCACCGTCGTCCGCCGATGCGGCAACGGCGGCGGCGGGGCCTACGCTGACGTCAGCGGCGGGGCTTTGTGGTCCGAGGTGCTGAAACGGTGCGTTTCGGGGCACGGGCTAGCGCCCCGCTCGTTTACCGATTATCTGGACTTAACGGTGGGCGGGACGTTATCTAACGCCGGCGTTAGTGGCCAGGCCTTCCGTTTCGGCCCACAAACGTCAAATGTAACGGAGCTAGAAGTCGTCACCGGAAACGGAGATATCGCCGTCTGCTCCGAAACCCACAATTCCGAACTCTTCTACTCCGTTCTTGGTGGTCTCGGCCAATTTGGTATCATCACTAGAGCTCGGGTCATGCTTCAACCCGTCCCGGATAtg gtGAGATGGATAAGAGTAGTGTACAGTTCGTTCGAGGACTTCACTCAAGATGCAGAATCGTTAGTGACTCGAGACGAGTCCTTTGATTATGTGGAAGGTTTTGTGTTTGTAAATAGTGATGACCCAGTGAATGGGTGGTCTTCGGTGCCATTGAATTCCGATCATCAGCTTAACCCAACTTTTATACCTAAAGATGCTGGTCCTGTTTTGTATTGTCTTGAAATGGCTCTACATTATAAAAATAGTGATCATCCCTCGGCCATTAATAAG AAGGTGGAGAGATTGGTTGGAGGGTTGAGATATTGCAAAAAGTTAAGGTTTGAAGTGGACGTAAGttatatgaattttttattgAGAGTGAAGAAAGTGGAAGAGCACGCGAGAGCCAATGGGACATGGGACACTCCACATCCATGGCTCAATCTCTTCATTTCGAAGAAAAACATTGCTAGTTTTGATCGTGTTGTGTTTAAAAAGATGCTCAAGAATGGAATAGGTGGTCCTATGTTGATCTATCCCATGCTTCGCAGCAA GTGGGATAATCGCACTTCAGTGGTACTGCCTGACAGTGAAATCTTCTATCTAGTTGCACTTCTCCGTTTTTGTCCTCAACGCTCGAATGGGCCCCCACTACGAGAATTAGAACAAAACAGGGAAATTGTGCAATTTTGCAGAAATAGTGGGCTCGATTTCAAATTATACTTTCCTCACTACAGCTTCAAGGATGAATGGATGCAACACTTTGGGGATCAATGGTCCAGATTCGTCGACAGAAAATCTGCGTTTGATCCGAGGGCTATCCTGGCTCCAGGACAGAAAATCTTTACTAGGAATCAACAACTCCTGTAA
- the LOC116019993 gene encoding cytokinin dehydrogenase 7-like isoform X3 encodes MTAFLMERYSSETKSADSIPESENGGVLSVCDALADLQGVVDYGPTSASLAAKDFGGLHAVKPLAVVSPASADDVARVVRLALRSPSLTVAARGNGHSINGQAMAHRGLVVNLRSLVGGCENAGITVVRRCGNGGGGAYADVSGGALWSEVLKRCVSGHGLAPRSFTDYLDLTVGGTLSNAGVSGQAFRFGPQTSNVTELEVVTGNGDIAVCSETHNSELFYSVLGGLGQFGIITRARVMLQPVPDMVRWIRVVYSSFEDFTQDAESLVTRDESFDYVEGFVFVNSDDPVNGWSSVPLNSDHQLNPTFIPKDAGPVLYCLEMALHYKNSDHPSAINKKVERLVGGLRYCKKLRFEVDVSYMNFLLRVKKVEEHARANGTWDTPHPWLNLFISKKNIASFDRVVFKKMLKNGIGGIIALQWYCLTVKSSI; translated from the exons ATGACAGCATTTCTAATGGAGCGCTACTCGTCGGAAACTAAATCTGCCGATTCAATACCGGAGAGTGAAAACGGCGGCGTTTTGAGCGTCTGCGATGCCCTGGCCGACCTCCAGGGGGTTGTAGACTACGGCCCCACCTCCGCGAGCTTAGCGGCTAAGGATTTCGGCGGCTTGCATGCCGTCAAGCCGCTGGCTGTCGTGAGCCCAGCCAGCGCCGATGACGTGGCGCGGGTGGTTAGGCTGGCGTTACGGTCACCCTCCCTCACCGTCGCCGCCAGGGGCAACGGCCACTCCATCAACGGCCAGGCTATGGCCCACCGCGGCCTCGTCGTCAACCTCAGATCGCTGGTCGGCGGCTGCGAGAACGCCGGGATCACCGTCGTCCGCCGATGCGGCAACGGCGGCGGCGGGGCCTACGCTGACGTCAGCGGCGGGGCTTTGTGGTCCGAGGTGCTGAAACGGTGCGTTTCGGGGCACGGGCTAGCGCCCCGCTCGTTTACCGATTATCTGGACTTAACGGTGGGCGGGACGTTATCTAACGCCGGCGTTAGTGGCCAGGCCTTCCGTTTCGGCCCACAAACGTCAAATGTAACGGAGCTAGAAGTCGTCACCGGAAACGGAGATATCGCCGTCTGCTCCGAAACCCACAATTCCGAACTCTTCTACTCCGTTCTTGGTGGTCTCGGCCAATTTGGTATCATCACTAGAGCTCGGGTCATGCTTCAACCCGTCCCGGATAtg gtGAGATGGATAAGAGTAGTGTACAGTTCGTTCGAGGACTTCACTCAAGATGCAGAATCGTTAGTGACTCGAGACGAGTCCTTTGATTATGTGGAAGGTTTTGTGTTTGTAAATAGTGATGACCCAGTGAATGGGTGGTCTTCGGTGCCATTGAATTCCGATCATCAGCTTAACCCAACTTTTATACCTAAAGATGCTGGTCCTGTTTTGTATTGTCTTGAAATGGCTCTACATTATAAAAATAGTGATCATCCCTCGGCCATTAATAAG AAGGTGGAGAGATTGGTTGGAGGGTTGAGATATTGCAAAAAGTTAAGGTTTGAAGTGGACGTAAGttatatgaattttttattgAGAGTGAAGAAAGTGGAAGAGCACGCGAGAGCCAATGGGACATGGGACACTCCACATCCATGGCTCAATCTCTTCATTTCGAAGAAAAACATTGCTAGTTTTGATCGTGTTGTGTTTAAAAAGATGCTCAAGAATGGAATAG GTGGGATAATCGCACTTCAGTGGTACTGCCTGACAGTGAAATCTTCTATCTAG